The following are encoded together in the Halopiger aswanensis genome:
- a CDS encoding bifunctional 4-hydroxy-2-oxoglutarate aldolase/2-dehydro-3-deoxy-phosphogluconate aldolase has protein sequence MTDRRTVEERIVESGVIAVMRGISTERIVPVARALHEGGVDALEITADEPHARDKIAAVDRELADPDVVVGAGTVLDAATAQSVIDAGATFVVSPHVDREIIRTCNRHNVLASPGVMTPTEAVTALEAGADILKMFPAETVGPGHIGALKGPLGNVEIIPTGGVSADNVADYFDAGALAVGAGSALIDYDAIADDDMDGVREHAESFVEAVEDARSE, from the coding sequence ATGACCGATCGCCGGACGGTCGAGGAACGGATCGTCGAGAGCGGCGTCATCGCGGTCATGCGCGGAATCAGCACGGAGCGGATCGTCCCCGTCGCCCGCGCGCTCCACGAAGGCGGGGTCGACGCCCTCGAGATCACGGCCGACGAACCCCACGCCCGCGACAAGATCGCCGCGGTCGACCGGGAACTGGCCGATCCCGACGTGGTCGTCGGCGCCGGCACCGTCCTCGACGCCGCAACTGCCCAATCGGTGATCGACGCGGGCGCGACCTTCGTCGTCTCGCCCCACGTCGACCGGGAGATTATCCGCACCTGCAACCGCCACAACGTGCTCGCCTCGCCCGGCGTCATGACCCCGACGGAGGCGGTCACCGCGCTCGAGGCCGGCGCGGACATCCTCAAGATGTTCCCCGCCGAAACGGTCGGCCCGGGCCACATCGGCGCGCTCAAGGGGCCGCTGGGAAACGTCGAGATCATTCCGACCGGCGGCGTCTCCGCGGACAACGTCGCCGACTACTTCGACGCCGGCGCGCTGGCCGTCGGCGCCGGCAGCGCCCTGATCGATTACGACGCGATCGCGGACGACGACATGGACGGCGTCCGAGAGCACGCCGAATCGTTCGTCGAGGCGGTCGAAGACGCCCGCAGCGAGTAA
- a CDS encoding glucose 1-dehydrogenase: MQAIAVEPGAGEPTLVERPRPEPESGEALVRTLRVGVDGTDHEVIAGHHGDVPNDDTQLVLGHEAVGVVEDPNGTDLEAGQIVVPTVRRRPNGHGNEYFERGEPDMAPDGEYVERGIVGAHGFMAEYFTSPAEYLIPIPEELAHLGFLVEPISISEKAIEHAVASRSAFDWDLESALVLGNGSLGLLTLGMFADVLDIERTYCLGRRDRPDPTIDIIEELGGTYIDSRETPVSEIPAAYEGIDLVYEATGYAKHAFETVDALAPNGVGVLLGVPEPWEFEVDGGRLHREMVLHNKALLGTVNSHRGHFESAVDTLSQLPTWLTGDLVTGVYGLEEFQRAFETGDGVIKTAVEFSAL, translated from the coding sequence ATGCAAGCGATCGCAGTCGAACCGGGGGCCGGCGAACCGACGCTCGTCGAGCGGCCTCGACCCGAACCCGAATCCGGGGAAGCGCTCGTGCGCACCCTTCGCGTCGGCGTCGACGGAACCGACCACGAAGTCATCGCGGGCCACCACGGCGACGTACCGAACGACGATACGCAACTCGTCCTCGGCCACGAAGCCGTCGGCGTCGTCGAGGACCCCAACGGCACCGACCTCGAGGCGGGACAGATCGTCGTACCGACGGTCCGACGGCGACCGAACGGGCACGGCAACGAGTACTTCGAGCGCGGCGAACCCGACATGGCGCCCGACGGCGAGTACGTCGAGCGCGGGATCGTCGGCGCCCACGGCTTTATGGCCGAGTACTTCACCAGTCCCGCGGAGTACCTCATTCCGATTCCGGAGGAGCTCGCCCACCTCGGCTTCCTCGTCGAGCCGATCAGCATCTCCGAGAAGGCGATCGAACACGCGGTCGCCTCCCGCTCGGCGTTCGACTGGGACCTCGAGTCGGCGCTGGTGCTGGGCAACGGCTCGCTCGGGCTGCTGACGCTCGGGATGTTCGCGGACGTCCTCGATATCGAGCGGACCTACTGTCTCGGACGGCGGGATCGACCGGATCCGACGATCGACATCATCGAGGAACTGGGCGGGACCTACATCGACTCCCGCGAAACGCCAGTGTCCGAAATTCCCGCCGCCTACGAGGGGATCGACCTCGTCTACGAGGCGACCGGCTACGCGAAACACGCCTTCGAGACGGTCGATGCGCTCGCCCCGAACGGCGTCGGCGTCCTGCTCGGCGTCCCCGAACCCTGGGAGTTCGAGGTCGACGGCGGACGGCTCCACCGCGAGATGGTCCTGCACAACAAGGCGCTGCTGGGCACCGTCAACTCCCACCGCGGCCACTTCGAGTCGGCCGTCGACACCCTCTCGCAGCTGCCGACGTGGCTCACGGGCGACCTCGTGACCGGCGTCTACGGCCTCGAGGAGTTCCAGCGGGCGTTCGAAACCGGCGACGGCGTCATCAAGACGGCCGTCGAGTTCTCGGCGCTCTGA
- a CDS encoding TrmB family transcriptional regulator produces MDTDGLAGLLERFGLSEKEIDTYLAILDHGESKASTIADAADVSKRYVYSISEELEERGFVEVDDHAVPTVIRPVDPETVVERLTRSVEEMEPELRSRYTTTERPTEQFEVIKSRQTVQKRIESLLAEAETEVTLSIPASVLPQVRETLEETAERGVLVLLLLGTADSDVDTASLAGVASTVRTWNALVPTMVTVDRQHGLLSPSQLLTTSTSDTKAIALSQEQLVPVLAGSFLANYWPIAEERYVTTADDLPATYEGFRHAVFQIALHLATDTPLEVDVTGSPVGDRDLPSTLTGEVVDVRQSLVRPATSTVPIENAFEIDVDGDRYTIGGAGAFLEDFEAQSVTIRPLEE; encoded by the coding sequence ATGGATACAGACGGGCTCGCCGGACTCCTCGAGCGGTTCGGTCTCTCTGAGAAGGAAATCGACACGTATCTCGCGATTCTCGACCACGGAGAGTCGAAAGCGAGCACGATCGCGGACGCCGCGGACGTCTCCAAGCGCTACGTCTACAGCATCAGCGAGGAACTCGAGGAACGCGGGTTCGTCGAGGTCGACGATCACGCGGTGCCGACGGTGATCCGCCCGGTCGATCCGGAGACGGTCGTCGAGCGGCTCACCCGCAGCGTCGAGGAGATGGAGCCGGAACTGCGATCGCGCTACACCACGACTGAGCGGCCGACCGAACAGTTCGAGGTCATCAAGTCGCGCCAGACCGTCCAAAAGCGCATCGAGAGCCTGCTCGCCGAGGCCGAGACGGAGGTCACGCTCTCGATCCCCGCGTCGGTGCTGCCGCAGGTCCGCGAAACGCTCGAGGAGACCGCCGAGCGCGGCGTACTCGTCTTGCTCCTGCTCGGGACGGCCGACAGCGACGTCGACACGGCGTCGCTCGCCGGCGTCGCGAGCACGGTTCGGACCTGGAACGCCCTCGTGCCGACGATGGTGACGGTCGACCGCCAACACGGCCTGCTCTCGCCGAGTCAACTGCTGACGACCTCGACGAGCGACACGAAGGCGATCGCGCTCTCGCAGGAGCAACTCGTCCCCGTCCTCGCCGGCTCGTTCCTGGCGAACTACTGGCCGATCGCGGAGGAACGGTACGTGACGACGGCCGACGACCTCCCCGCGACCTACGAGGGGTTCCGCCACGCGGTCTTCCAGATCGCGCTCCATCTGGCGACCGACACGCCGCTCGAGGTCGACGTCACGGGCTCGCCGGTCGGCGACCGCGACCTCCCGTCGACGCTGACCGGCGAGGTCGTCGACGTCCGGCAGAGCCTCGTTCGCCCCGCCACGTCGACCGTCCCGATCGAAAACGCGTTCGAGATCGACGTCGACGGCGACCGGTACACGATCGGGGGCGCCGGCGCCTTCCTCGAGGACTTCGAGGCGCAGTCGGTGACGATTCGGCCGCTCGAGGAGTAG